Proteins from a genomic interval of Paenibacillus sp. FSL H8-0048:
- a CDS encoding PucR family transcriptional regulator, which produces MGSNVITGLTCSDILLIPDLKEAALLAGAGGLGRYINRVNVMEVPDVIDWVRPGEFLITSGFPFHNRPELLAEIIPQLNQKGVSALGIKTKRYIDEIPPRALELADQLGFPIFELPASTSFSDVVRDIMERVLVQEARELSQLQSRFQKLSKQLLHGDGIEDFLLTLDGMLHNPVVLLDDTDQLFCSPQADALQLEEQLPAWIQLRQEGSLGITFLTVGERRIRAYVSAVNDKGADQCLLVLLEWNSELSVVDQLTIDRVGVLVGLEMINAGARREVELKYVDQFLQDWISGRIAAAEDLKLRGAACGCPLPERPLRAVTAGWLEDKPELKQLQQVVKRVRARADLQHVKLTILEGELVLTVPEQPELPLEETLGRLLAEMNRVFVSGSCAFCIGDLADGPDQVRFSYESSRKIARIRQISGYSGSYVDYRKLGVFRLLYHLPELEEITEYRDQYIAPLLEYDRKHNASLLQTLQLYFKCNRNVKRTSGELFTHYNTVTYRIDRACELLGLSQDDGDDMLELQLALKLHEMSKGRRSGTDMQRRR; this is translated from the coding sequence ATGGGCAGCAATGTAATTACCGGTTTGACCTGCAGCGATATTCTGCTGATTCCCGACCTCAAGGAAGCGGCCCTGCTGGCCGGAGCCGGCGGCCTTGGGCGTTATATTAACCGGGTCAATGTCATGGAGGTTCCCGATGTCATTGACTGGGTCCGTCCGGGAGAGTTCCTGATTACGAGCGGCTTCCCCTTTCATAACCGGCCGGAGCTGCTCGCAGAGATTATTCCGCAGCTGAACCAGAAGGGAGTGTCCGCGCTCGGGATCAAAACCAAGCGTTATATCGATGAGATTCCGCCGCGCGCGCTGGAGCTGGCGGATCAGCTGGGCTTCCCGATCTTCGAGCTGCCCGCCTCCACCTCCTTCTCCGATGTGGTCCGCGACATTATGGAGCGGGTGCTGGTGCAAGAGGCACGGGAGCTCTCGCAGCTGCAGAGCCGGTTCCAGAAGCTGTCGAAGCAGCTTCTCCATGGCGACGGGATTGAGGATTTCCTGCTGACCCTGGACGGGATGCTGCATAATCCGGTCGTCCTGCTGGACGATACCGATCAGCTTTTCTGTTCTCCGCAGGCGGATGCGCTACAGCTGGAGGAGCAGCTTCCGGCCTGGATACAGCTTCGCCAGGAAGGCAGTCTCGGTATCACGTTCCTCACAGTAGGAGAACGGCGTATCCGCGCTTATGTCTCGGCCGTCAATGACAAGGGGGCAGACCAGTGTCTGCTGGTGCTGCTGGAGTGGAACAGCGAGCTGTCGGTGGTGGATCAGTTAACGATTGACCGGGTCGGAGTGCTGGTCGGGCTGGAGATGATCAATGCCGGGGCCCGCCGCGAGGTGGAGCTGAAGTATGTGGACCAGTTCCTGCAGGACTGGATTAGCGGCCGGATTGCGGCTGCCGAGGATCTGAAGCTGCGCGGCGCGGCCTGCGGCTGTCCGCTGCCGGAGCGCCCGCTGCGTGCTGTCACCGCCGGATGGCTGGAGGATAAGCCGGAGCTTAAGCAGCTGCAGCAGGTAGTGAAGCGGGTGCGTGCCCGGGCAGACCTCCAGCATGTGAAGCTCACCATCCTTGAAGGGGAACTGGTCCTGACTGTGCCGGAGCAGCCGGAGCTTCCGCTGGAGGAGACGCTGGGGCGTCTGCTGGCCGAGATGAACCGGGTGTTTGTCAGCGGGAGCTGCGCCTTCTGTATTGGCGATCTTGCGGACGGTCCCGATCAGGTGCGGTTCAGCTATGAATCCTCCCGCAAAATCGCCCGTATCCGCCAAATCAGCGGCTACAGCGGGTCTTATGTCGATTACCGGAAGCTTGGTGTCTTCCGGCTGCTGTACCATCTGCCCGAGCTGGAGGAAATCACGGAATACAGGGATCAGTATATTGCTCCGCTGCTGGAGTACGACCGCAAGCATAACGCTTCGCTGCTCCAGACGCTCCAGCTGTATTTCAAGTGCAACCGCAACGTGAAGCGGACCTCCGGGGAGCTGTTCACTCATTATAATACGGTCACCTACCGGATCGACCGGGCCTGTGAGCTGCTGGGACTCAGCCAGGATGACGGTGACGATATGCTGGAGCTGCAGCTCGCGCTGAAGCTGCATGAGATGAGCAAGGGCCGCAGGTCCGGCACCGATATGCAGAGAAGGAGATGA
- a CDS encoding ABC transporter permease: MTVKIKDTLYPVTFALGFLLLWELAVRLLSVPMYLLPAPTQVVSAINGSLWSHTLVTLGEALTGFILANILGLATAVIFVHSKPIEKGMFPLAIALKTTPLVALAPLLVVWLGTGYTSKVIASMLICFFPILVNSVKGLKAIEYEAWELFSTYKGTKSEIFWKLRLPTSLPYIFSALKISTSLAIVGAIVGEFVGANKGLGYVVLVSSYHMDTPVMFSAIIASALCGLLLFWCIGLLEKRVIFWTRSDDL, from the coding sequence ATGACGGTCAAAATCAAAGACACCCTGTACCCGGTCACGTTTGCGCTCGGCTTCCTGCTGCTGTGGGAGCTGGCTGTACGTCTCCTGTCGGTTCCTATGTATCTGCTGCCTGCACCTACGCAGGTAGTCTCGGCCATTAATGGCTCGCTCTGGTCGCATACGCTGGTTACGCTGGGCGAAGCCCTGACCGGCTTCATTCTTGCCAATATCCTCGGACTGGCTACCGCTGTGATTTTTGTTCATTCCAAGCCGATCGAGAAGGGGATGTTCCCGCTGGCCATCGCTCTTAAGACTACACCGCTGGTGGCGCTGGCCCCGCTGCTGGTCGTTTGGCTGGGGACCGGATATACCTCGAAGGTCATCGCTTCGATGCTGATCTGCTTTTTCCCGATTCTGGTGAACAGTGTTAAGGGTCTTAAGGCGATTGAATACGAAGCCTGGGAGCTGTTTTCCACCTACAAAGGGACGAAGAGTGAAATCTTCTGGAAGCTGCGCCTGCCGACGAGTCTGCCTTATATCTTCTCTGCCCTGAAAATCTCCACCTCACTCGCGATAGTCGGTGCCATAGTCGGCGAATTTGTCGGAGCGAATAAGGGACTGGGTTATGTAGTACTGGTCTCTTCCTATCATATGGATACGCCGGTGATGTTCTCGGCTATTATTGCTTCAGCGCTGTGCGGCCTGCTGCTGTTCTGGTGTATCGGGCTGCTGGAGAAACGGGTTATTTTCTGGACAAGGAGCGATGATCTATGA
- a CDS encoding ABC transporter ATP-binding protein gives MLAIATPEGTIISFDQVIKQYDDEEAVLKGVSFEIERGKFYTLLGPSGCGKTTILRLIAGFAEPTEGSIYLNGKKINHIPANERQVNTVFQDYALFPHLNVFENVAFGLRIKKLKKDVIQQKVQEALRFVNLVGYDQRAINEMSGGQRQRVAIARAIVNEPQVLLLDEPLSALDLKLRTEMQYILREMQQRLGITFIFVTHDQEEALAMSDWIFVMNGGKIEQSGTPNDIYDEPINRFVADFIGESNIVPGVMIEDYVVEFNGHRFECVDAGLRPNEAVEVVIRPEDLEIATLEAGKLKVRVDSQLFRGVHYEISCYDGSGHEWLVHSTRKAEVGSEIGLYFDPEAIHVMRFGETEEEFDKRLEAYAEVESHDD, from the coding sequence TTGTTAGCTATAGCTACCCCGGAAGGCACTATTATTTCTTTTGACCAGGTGATTAAGCAATACGACGACGAAGAGGCTGTACTCAAAGGCGTGAGCTTCGAAATTGAACGCGGTAAATTCTACACGCTGCTGGGCCCTTCGGGCTGCGGAAAAACGACCATTCTGCGTCTAATCGCCGGCTTCGCGGAGCCGACTGAAGGTTCGATCTATCTGAACGGCAAAAAAATCAACCACATTCCCGCCAATGAGCGGCAGGTCAATACGGTATTTCAGGACTATGCGCTGTTTCCGCATCTGAACGTATTCGAGAATGTGGCGTTTGGACTGCGCATCAAGAAGCTGAAGAAGGATGTGATTCAGCAAAAGGTGCAGGAAGCGCTGCGCTTCGTCAACCTGGTCGGCTATGATCAGCGGGCCATTAATGAAATGTCCGGCGGGCAGAGACAGCGTGTCGCCATTGCGCGCGCCATTGTCAACGAGCCGCAGGTACTGCTGCTGGATGAGCCTCTGTCTGCGCTTGATCTGAAGCTGCGCACCGAGATGCAGTATATTCTGCGGGAGATGCAGCAGCGGCTGGGCATCACCTTCATCTTCGTCACCCATGACCAGGAAGAAGCGCTGGCGATGTCCGACTGGATCTTCGTCATGAACGGCGGCAAAATTGAGCAGAGCGGCACGCCTAATGATATCTACGATGAACCGATTAACCGGTTCGTGGCCGATTTCATCGGAGAGTCGAACATCGTGCCGGGTGTGATGATTGAGGACTATGTCGTGGAATTTAACGGCCACCGGTTCGAGTGTGTCGATGCCGGTCTGCGGCCAAATGAAGCGGTGGAGGTTGTGATCCGCCCTGAGGATCTGGAGATTGCCACCCTGGAAGCGGGCAAGCTGAAGGTGCGGGTGGATTCCCAGCTGTTCCGCGGGGTTCACTACGAGATCAGCTGCTATGACGGATCGGGCCATGAATGGCTCGTCCATTCCACCCGTAAGGCGGAGGTTGGGTCCGAAATCGGGCTGTATTTTGACCCGGAAGCAATCCATGTTATGCGTTTCGGTGAAACGGAGGAAGAGTTCGACAAGCGTCTGGAGGCTTACGCCGAGGTGGAGAGCCATGATGACTAA
- a CDS encoding ABC transporter ATP-binding protein, which produces MTTAIKEQLEAAAVQHPGTRETMLSLRNCSLSFGNVPVLNQVSLDVYRNEFISILGPSGCGKSTTLRLMLRLLSPEAGGEVAYASPDLSLGMVFQKPVLMPWLSALQNVMLPLELGEKKKFSKAEAREKAESALCLVGLQDYLNHFPHQLSGGMQQRAAIARALAADPTVLLMDEPFGALDELTREKLNFELLRLWESPETSLSSIVMVTHSIHESALLSDRVVMMSPRPAGVTDIIPVTLPSPREAGMEELPEFHRIVKELRKRVKHL; this is translated from the coding sequence ATGACAACAGCGATCAAAGAACAGCTGGAGGCTGCCGCCGTGCAGCATCCCGGTACCCGGGAAACGATGCTCTCCCTGCGCAATTGCTCTCTGTCCTTCGGCAACGTGCCTGTGCTTAATCAGGTCAGCCTTGACGTATACCGCAATGAGTTCATTTCAATTCTTGGACCAAGCGGCTGCGGGAAATCTACAACACTCCGGCTAATGCTGCGATTGTTAAGTCCGGAGGCCGGTGGAGAGGTGGCGTATGCCTCCCCGGATCTGTCCCTGGGCATGGTCTTCCAGAAGCCGGTCCTGATGCCGTGGCTTAGTGCGCTACAGAATGTAATGCTGCCGCTTGAGCTGGGCGAGAAGAAGAAATTCAGCAAGGCCGAGGCACGCGAAAAAGCAGAAAGTGCCCTGTGTCTGGTCGGCCTCCAGGATTATCTGAACCACTTCCCGCATCAGCTCAGCGGAGGGATGCAGCAGCGGGCAGCGATTGCCCGGGCTCTGGCAGCCGATCCGACAGTGCTGCTGATGGATGAACCGTTCGGCGCGTTGGATGAGCTGACGCGTGAGAAGCTGAATTTCGAGCTGCTGCGGCTATGGGAGAGCCCGGAGACCAGTCTAAGCAGCATTGTGATGGTTACCCATTCGATCCATGAATCCGCGCTGCTGTCGGACCGGGTCGTGATGATGTCTCCCCGGCCTGCCGGTGTGACGGATATTATTCCGGTGACGCTGCCCTCCCCGCGTGAAGCGGGCATGGAAGAGCTGCCGGAATTCCACCGGATTGTCAAGGAACTGAGAAAGCGGGTGAAGCATCTATGA
- a CDS encoding FUSC family protein — MTTMNEGLQERLEKFGLSLYMIRITLAASLSWLAVHIIYGDHYLYFAPLAAILITQSSVKASLEKGVYRMTGVVLGGIVSLIVGKFFDVGALSILLMLLIGIGVATACRINIQAVSQVGVTSVLALTFYHEGYIVWRVAETLIGVLIALIINMIIVPPKSFVKVKDLALKGSLTLSDALTGFAASGRDAAQAQAALERSGELLKKSDRLQKEMHYTLSHYQCRKDIGKLTQSTTHLIKVHSYVKAISEEIALLPAHYAAADWMLEVVTATADCIALYGTRTLSDAECSGRSLQESLRRARDVQLAWFSQLQDQCPLAAFRDLGAVFSHLNRILEEIERADYAALSTAPQHVKAQPARAIQFIQKGLFHKL, encoded by the coding sequence ATGACAACCATGAACGAGGGCTTACAGGAGCGCCTTGAAAAGTTCGGATTATCCTTATATATGATACGGATTACGCTCGCCGCTTCGCTCTCGTGGCTGGCCGTGCACATTATCTACGGGGACCATTACCTGTACTTCGCACCGCTGGCGGCGATTCTGATTACCCAGAGCAGTGTCAAGGCCTCCCTTGAAAAAGGCGTCTACCGCATGACCGGTGTGGTCCTTGGCGGCATCGTCAGCCTGATCGTAGGCAAGTTCTTCGATGTGGGCGCGCTGTCGATTCTGCTGATGCTGCTGATTGGCATTGGGGTGGCTACCGCCTGCCGGATTAATATCCAGGCCGTCTCCCAGGTCGGTGTCACCTCGGTGCTTGCACTCACCTTCTATCATGAGGGGTATATCGTCTGGAGAGTCGCCGAGACGCTGATCGGCGTGCTGATTGCCCTGATCATCAATATGATTATCGTGCCGCCCAAGAGCTTCGTCAAGGTCAAGGACCTGGCGCTGAAGGGCAGCCTGACCTTATCCGATGCTTTAACCGGATTCGCTGCAAGCGGCCGTGATGCTGCACAGGCCCAGGCTGCTCTTGAGCGCTCCGGCGAGCTGCTGAAGAAGAGCGACCGGCTGCAGAAGGAGATGCATTACACGCTGTCTCATTACCAGTGCCGCAAGGACATTGGCAAGCTGACACAGTCGACCACCCATCTCATCAAGGTTCACTCCTATGTCAAAGCCATAAGCGAAGAGATCGCCCTGCTGCCGGCCCATTATGCCGCCGCTGATTGGATGCTGGAGGTTGTAACCGCAACGGCAGACTGTATCGCCCTGTACGGCACACGGACGCTATCGGATGCCGAATGCAGCGGACGTTCACTTCAGGAGAGTCTGAGAAGAGCCCGCGATGTGCAGCTCGCCTGGTTCTCGCAGCTGCAGGATCAGTGCCCGCTGGCGGCCTTCCGTGATCTCGGTGCGGTATTCTCCCACCTGAACCGGATTCTTGAAGAGATTGAACGCGCCGATTACGCGGCCCTTTCCACCGCACCACAGCATGTCAAGGCACAGCCTGCACGCGCCATTCAATTCATACAAAAAGGACTCTTCCACAAGCTATAA
- a CDS encoding ring-opening amidohydrolase: MMNCSVIRIPAGAPHDMSGLEAAVEAGLFRPEEVVAVLGKTEGNGCVNDFTRGYAVMALKGFFAEAAKGGAAGISYVMSGGTEGVLSPHFTVISRSGRGEPGVAADGLKSLAIGVARTRSFRPEELGRLPQVDAVADAVARAVMDAGITSPDDVHFVQIKCPLLTAEQIYEAHSREVSLITEDTYKSMGYSRGASALGAGVALGEVDRAALQEGDICTDWTQFSAVASTSAGSELSCCEVIVFGNSLSADGPYHIDHALMQDAVDGAALQGLLDRYPGEELVQVLAKAEADPDGVIRGRRHIMLDDSDINHTRHARAVVGGVLAYVGGDPMIYVSGGGEHQGPKGGGPVAAVFRRR, translated from the coding sequence ATGATGAACTGCTCGGTTATCAGAATCCCTGCAGGCGCGCCGCATGATATGTCGGGCCTTGAGGCAGCGGTGGAAGCAGGCCTGTTCCGGCCGGAGGAAGTGGTTGCGGTGCTGGGGAAGACGGAGGGCAACGGCTGTGTGAATGATTTTACGCGGGGGTATGCGGTTATGGCCCTCAAGGGATTCTTTGCTGAAGCGGCAAAAGGAGGAGCTGCCGGCATCTCTTATGTGATGTCCGGCGGTACGGAAGGGGTGCTTAGCCCCCACTTCACAGTTATCAGCCGCAGCGGACGGGGGGAGCCGGGGGTGGCCGCTGATGGCCTGAAGTCGCTCGCCATTGGTGTGGCAAGAACCCGGAGCTTCCGGCCGGAGGAGCTGGGACGGCTCCCTCAGGTAGATGCCGTTGCAGATGCCGTGGCCCGTGCGGTTATGGATGCGGGCATCACCTCACCGGATGATGTGCATTTTGTGCAGATCAAGTGTCCGCTGCTTACCGCTGAACAGATCTATGAGGCGCACAGCCGTGAGGTATCGCTCATCACAGAGGATACTTATAAATCGATGGGCTATTCCAGAGGAGCTTCTGCACTGGGTGCCGGGGTAGCGCTGGGTGAGGTGGACCGTGCGGCCTTACAGGAAGGCGATATCTGCACCGATTGGACTCAATTCAGCGCAGTAGCCTCCACTTCAGCGGGCAGTGAGCTGTCCTGCTGTGAGGTCATTGTATTCGGGAATTCACTGTCTGCGGACGGCCCGTACCACATCGACCATGCCCTGATGCAGGATGCTGTGGATGGCGCTGCGCTTCAGGGCCTGCTGGACCGGTATCCCGGTGAAGAGCTGGTGCAGGTGCTGGCCAAGGCGGAAGCCGATCCCGATGGCGTCATCCGCGGACGCCGCCATATCATGCTGGATGATTCCGATATCAATCATACCCGTCATGCGCGGGCTGTAGTCGGCGGTGTGCTGGCCTATGTCGGCGGCGACCCGATGATCTACGTCTCCGGCGGAGGCGAGCATCAGGGACCGAAGGGCGGAGGGCCGGTGGCGGCTGTGTTCCGCCGGAGGTAG
- a CDS encoding cupin domain-containing protein: MHTQETKVLTAADMTWELMPNHIELYHREIVSAKEADRLGIRMSSILWEKLGIGGQVLPHYHDVVEIIHITVGEVKLLCDGEWYSYRAGDTFHVPAGVVHSVRNTGDAPSEQISIFVPAEAEVPTNSFFGTTLIEDIYSSKL, translated from the coding sequence ATGCATACACAGGAAACGAAAGTGCTGACCGCAGCAGATATGACATGGGAGCTTATGCCGAATCACATAGAGCTGTATCACCGGGAGATTGTCTCGGCAAAGGAGGCGGACCGCCTGGGCATCCGCATGAGCTCGATTCTGTGGGAGAAGCTGGGGATCGGCGGTCAGGTCTTGCCGCATTATCATGATGTAGTCGAAATCATTCATATTACCGTAGGAGAGGTCAAGCTGCTATGTGACGGAGAGTGGTACAGCTACCGGGCCGGGGATACGTTCCACGTGCCTGCGGGCGTCGTTCATTCTGTCAGGAATACAGGGGATGCTCCTTCGGAGCAGATCAGTATCTTTGTGCCGGCGGAGGCGGAGGTGCCAACTAACAGCTTCTTCGGCACTACACTAATCGAGGATATCTATTCTTCCAAGCTATAG
- a CDS encoding ABC transporter substrate-binding protein, with translation MWNKSRTKALMLLTSLMLLLTACGNHTEAGKAEGQGAEGSGELKKVVLRLKWIHQAQFAGFYTAVEKGFYKEAGLDVEIRPGGSDFPAVQMVASGSEEFGVTGADQVVIAREKGVPVKALSAIYRKTPFVMFALKESGIKTMEDLTGQKVGIKLGGNEELTFRAMEKSAGIDPSQIEEMPVKYDLSPLLTGQVKAWPGYVINEVLAVEEQGKEVNIIDPNDYGINFYADTLFTTESVIKKDPEMVASFVQASMQGWDYAVKHPEEAAEFGLKYGEKLDLKHEVNMMKASIPLLDPEKLPLGSMDEASWETLQKNLVELGFVKNEQDIGGLFTNEFLK, from the coding sequence ATGTGGAACAAGTCCAGAACGAAGGCGCTGATGCTGTTAACCTCGCTAATGCTGCTCCTGACCGCCTGCGGTAACCATACGGAAGCCGGGAAGGCCGAAGGACAAGGAGCGGAAGGCTCGGGCGAGCTGAAAAAGGTGGTGCTCCGGCTGAAATGGATTCACCAGGCGCAGTTTGCCGGCTTTTATACCGCAGTGGAAAAAGGCTTCTATAAAGAAGCGGGGCTGGATGTTGAGATCCGCCCGGGGGGCTCGGATTTCCCGGCTGTGCAGATGGTAGCTTCCGGCAGTGAGGAGTTCGGGGTTACCGGTGCCGACCAGGTCGTCATTGCCAGAGAAAAGGGCGTCCCGGTCAAAGCGTTGTCCGCAATCTACCGCAAAACCCCGTTCGTCATGTTCGCACTCAAAGAGTCGGGGATCAAGACAATGGAGGATCTTACCGGGCAAAAGGTGGGCATCAAGCTGGGCGGCAACGAAGAGCTGACCTTCCGTGCCATGGAGAAAAGCGCAGGCATTGACCCTTCGCAAATCGAAGAGATGCCGGTCAAATATGATCTGAGTCCGCTGTTAACCGGTCAGGTCAAGGCTTGGCCCGGATATGTCATTAATGAAGTGCTGGCTGTAGAGGAGCAGGGCAAGGAAGTGAATATTATCGATCCAAACGACTATGGCATCAATTTCTATGCCGATACCTTGTTCACCACGGAGTCTGTTATTAAGAAGGACCCGGAGATGGTCGCAAGCTTCGTGCAGGCCTCTATGCAGGGCTGGGATTATGCGGTCAAGCATCCGGAGGAGGCGGCAGAATTCGGTCTTAAGTATGGCGAGAAGCTGGATTTGAAGCATGAGGTCAATATGATGAAGGCCAGCATTCCGCTGCTTGATCCGGAGAAGCTCCCGCTGGGCTCGATGGACGAGGCATCTTGGGAGACACTGCAGAAGAATCTGGTCGAGCTGGGCTTTGTGAAAAATGAACAGGACATAGGCGGACTGTTCACCAACGAGTTTTTGAAATAA
- a CDS encoding allophanate hydrolase — protein MTATTEWPAKLTAGWLRGQYLNGTLDPERVIREIIRRAERDKDMNLWIEAPAEAQIAPYLAALKELNPQEHPLWGIPFAVKDNIDVKSLPTTAACPEFAYQPDTDAAVVARLVAAGAIPVGKSNLDQFATGLVGVRSPYGETHNALRPEYISGGSSAGSAVAVARGQAVFSLGTDTAGSGRVPAALNGLVGYKPSLGAWPVRGVVPACASLDCVTVFAHNLEDALAVDRAARGFDAADPWSRSVKRGAAALPGKLLLPEAPLDFYGPHADEYRRAWERAEAVVQALGLPVERVDCTLFSEAAAILYDGPWVAERWADLAGFVERHREAVLPVTESILSSGAAERHTASSLFQSMHCLQQYKRETELLLRDAVLVLPTCGGTWTREQVAANPVGANSDMGRYTNHCNLLDLSAVAIPAGEAAENLPFGITLFALADSEHLLAGAGARFLAQGNSAGREADGGEIAGSSAGTGAQLLAERQSLELEEELGASAAGSDAGGTAGADVGNGASAEAGAGAGTGAGAGAGAGAGAGAGAGAGAGAGAVAGAVAGAATDADLPVSGMVTLAVCGLHMRGFPLEKQMLEHGARFWQEARTAACYELVKLPTVPAKPGLLRQAAGGSAIELELWQMPVESLGAFATLIPAPLGLGRVALADGREVTGFICEGYAAPGAENVTAYGGWRYLPAE, from the coding sequence ATGACAGCAACAACAGAATGGCCCGCCAAGCTGACTGCCGGTTGGCTGCGGGGGCAGTATTTGAACGGCACGCTGGACCCGGAGCGGGTCATCCGGGAGATCATCCGCCGCGCTGAGCGGGACAAGGACATGAACCTCTGGATTGAAGCGCCCGCGGAGGCGCAGATCGCTCCCTACCTGGCAGCGCTCAAAGAGCTGAATCCGCAGGAGCATCCCTTATGGGGCATTCCGTTTGCGGTGAAGGATAATATTGATGTGAAGAGCCTGCCCACTACGGCGGCATGTCCTGAATTCGCTTATCAGCCGGACACGGATGCAGCGGTGGTGGCGAGATTGGTGGCTGCGGGTGCGATCCCTGTCGGCAAAAGCAATCTGGACCAGTTCGCCACCGGACTCGTCGGTGTGCGCAGCCCTTACGGCGAGACGCACAATGCCCTGCGTCCGGAATACATCAGCGGCGGCTCGAGCGCCGGTTCGGCGGTTGCCGTAGCCCGGGGCCAGGCGGTGTTCAGCCTGGGCACCGATACCGCCGGCTCGGGCCGCGTGCCGGCTGCACTGAACGGGCTGGTCGGCTACAAGCCCAGCCTGGGCGCCTGGCCGGTGCGCGGCGTAGTCCCGGCGTGTGCCAGCCTGGATTGTGTCACCGTGTTCGCGCACAATCTGGAGGATGCGCTCGCGGTGGACCGCGCAGCACGCGGCTTCGATGCAGCCGATCCGTGGTCGCGTTCAGTAAAGCGGGGGGCTGCCGCTCTGCCCGGGAAGCTGCTGCTGCCGGAAGCGCCGCTGGACTTCTATGGACCCCATGCGGACGAATACCGCCGGGCCTGGGAACGGGCCGAAGCGGTGGTGCAGGCGCTGGGGCTGCCGGTTGAACGGGTGGACTGTACGCTGTTCTCTGAAGCGGCAGCCATCCTGTATGATGGCCCCTGGGTAGCTGAGCGCTGGGCGGATCTGGCCGGTTTCGTGGAGCGTCACCGTGAAGCTGTGCTGCCGGTGACAGAGTCGATCCTCTCTTCCGGGGCAGCGGAGCGCCACACCGCTTCAAGCCTGTTCCAGTCCATGCACTGCTTGCAGCAGTATAAGCGCGAGACGGAGCTGCTGCTGCGGGATGCGGTGCTGGTGCTGCCGACCTGCGGCGGAACCTGGACCCGGGAACAGGTGGCCGCGAACCCGGTAGGGGCCAACTCCGATATGGGCCGCTACACCAATCACTGCAACCTGCTAGACCTGTCGGCGGTGGCAATTCCCGCCGGGGAAGCGGCGGAGAACCTGCCGTTCGGCATTACACTGTTCGCGCTGGCGGACAGCGAGCATCTGCTGGCCGGAGCCGGAGCGCGGTTTCTGGCGCAGGGGAATTCAGCGGGTCGGGAGGCTGATGGTGGTGAGATTGCGGGGAGTTCTGCCGGGACCGGGGCTCAGCTTTTGGCAGAGCGCCAATCGCTAGAGTTGGAAGAGGAGTTAGGTGCTAGTGCTGCGGGTAGTGATGCAGGTGGTACTGCTGGGGCTGACGTTGGAAATGGTGCTAGTGCTGAAGCAGGAGCTGGAGCTGGAACTGGAGCAGGAGCAGGAGCAGGAGCAGGAGCAGGAGCAGGAGCAGGAGCAGGAGCAGGAGCTGGAGCTGGAGCTGTTGCTGGAGCTGTTGCTGGAGCTGCTACTGATGCCGATCTGCCAGTGTCCGGCATGGTTACACTTGCGGTCTGCGGGCTGCATATGCGCGGCTTCCCGCTGGAGAAGCAGATGCTGGAGCATGGTGCCCGCTTCTGGCAGGAAGCGCGGACCGCTGCCTGTTACGAGTTGGTCAAGCTCCCTACCGTGCCGGCGAAGCCTGGCCTGCTGAGACAGGCGGCAGGGGGAAGCGCAATCGAGCTGGAGCTGTGGCAGATGCCTGTGGAATCGCTGGGCGCATTCGCGACGCTTATCCCGGCTCCGCTGGGCCTGGGACGGGTAGCGCTTGCCGATGGCCGCGAAGTGACGGGCTTCATCTGCGAGGGCTATGCCGCCCCCGGAGCCGAGAATGTTACAGCCTACGGGGGCTGGAGATATCTTCCGGCTGAATAA